In one Paenibacillus sp. JQZ6Y-1 genomic region, the following are encoded:
- the queA gene encoding tRNA preQ1(34) S-adenosylmethionine ribosyltransferase-isomerase QueA has product MKVDVYDFELPERLIAQVPLKDRTASRLLTLNKQSGETRHEHFGDILNYLHEGDTLILNDTRVIPARLFGTKKDTGAKAEILLLTQLEGDRWEALVKPGKKIKPGAVIHFSDELEAVIEEEGDMGMRVLSFRYEGIFQEILDRLGEMPLPPYIKETLDDRERYQTVYAKNEGSAAAPTAGLHFTTELLDQIRAKGVSVGFVTLHVGLGTFRPMSVETVEDHVMHEEYYSLPAETATLINETKARGGRIVAVGTTSARTLETVARDFAGKPLEATSGWTQIFIYPGHTFGLVDAMITNFHLPKSTLVMLVSALAGRDHIMAAYHEAIEREYRFFSFGDAMFIY; this is encoded by the coding sequence ATGAAAGTAGATGTATATGATTTTGAATTACCGGAACGTCTGATTGCACAGGTTCCACTCAAAGACAGAACAGCATCACGTTTGCTGACGCTGAACAAACAAAGCGGCGAAACGCGACATGAGCATTTTGGTGATATTTTGAATTATTTGCATGAAGGCGATACGCTGATTCTGAACGATACGCGTGTGATTCCGGCTCGTCTGTTTGGTACGAAAAAGGATACGGGCGCGAAGGCAGAGATTTTACTGCTAACCCAATTGGAAGGCGACCGCTGGGAAGCGCTGGTGAAACCGGGTAAAAAGATCAAGCCCGGCGCTGTTATTCATTTTAGTGATGAGCTGGAAGCAGTGATTGAAGAAGAAGGCGATATGGGAATGCGTGTCCTGTCGTTCCGCTATGAAGGGATTTTCCAAGAGATTCTCGATCGACTGGGTGAAATGCCATTGCCTCCTTACATTAAGGAAACATTGGATGACCGTGAGCGTTATCAGACGGTGTATGCCAAAAATGAAGGCTCAGCAGCTGCTCCGACAGCAGGGCTTCACTTTACGACAGAGCTGTTGGATCAGATTCGTGCTAAAGGCGTGTCGGTAGGCTTTGTGACACTGCATGTGGGACTGGGCACGTTTCGTCCGATGAGCGTGGAGACGGTAGAGGATCATGTGATGCATGAGGAGTATTATTCCCTACCTGCCGAAACAGCAACACTGATCAATGAAACAAAAGCACGTGGCGGGCGTATTGTAGCGGTCGGTACCACTTCGGCACGTACGCTGGAAACGGTAGCACGGGACTTTGCTGGTAAACCGCTGGAAGCGACAAGCGGCTGGACGCAGATTTTCATTTATCCGGGTCATACCTTTGGTCTGGTGGATGCGATGATTACCAACTTCCATTTGCCTAAATCGACGCTGGTGATGCTGGTCAGTGCATTGGCAGGACGAGATCATATTATGGCGGCGTATCACGAGGCGATTGAGCGAGAATATCGGTTCTTTAGCTTTGGCGATGCGATGTTTATTTATTGA